The Candidatus Sulfotelmatobacter sp. region ATCAGCGTGAAACCCCGCTGCGAACCGTTTTTTCCTTGCCCTGTTTTTCCCTGTACCATTCTTCGCCGTCCCATTTTTCCCTGTAGCATGTTGTTTGGTCTCCTGCCCCAAAACACCGAACTACTGATAACGAACACCGATAACGAATTACTGATACCGATTACGAAATGCCATGTTGCGGGCGCTGACTCCCGTCGCCAGATACATGTTCTGGGATTTGTTTCCGTTGGTCAGCATGCTTTCTCCCATGACAATGATGTTGATCTTTTGCATGTTGTTGGGAGAGTCCCCTACTCCGAGGGGGTTGGGCTCGTCGGCATCGAGCGCGTTGGTCGTCGAGTTGTAAATGTCGTAGGCAAATTGCAGGTTGATGATGTCGTCGGCCACGGGAACCGGCGTGAGCCCGTTGACCTGGCGCATCAGGCGCGGAGTCTGCCCGGCCCCCGGAACCGTCAAGTAGTACGTCACCGCGTACAGCCGGTACGCGACCGTATTCGATCCGCCGGAAATCGATGCGACGGTATTGGCCCCGGCGGCTACATTGAAATTGAGCGGATCCAGTGCCGCAAAAGTGATGGTGGTCGCGTTAAGGGTGGTAACTTCACCCACCTCTGTGCCGGCGGTATTGCTGAGCATAATCAGGTCGCCGACCTGAATGCCGCCGTTTGAATTGATGGCGGGAGGAGTGAATCCTGTCGCCGGCGCCAGAGTGATCTGATTGACGTACGGCGACTGGAAAGTCACGGTGTATTCAAACAAAGGAAAGTTGTAGTCGCAGTAAATGCTGGTGATGCTGTCGTTAATCGCCGTCGGCGCAGCCGGAATGACCGCGCCGCCCTCAACCCCATTGGTGTATCCGGGAATGATGCCGTACATATAGTTGCCAGTCGGGTAAGCGTGAGTGGCGACATGGCAGGTGCCGGTTTGATCGCAACCGAACTTGGTCACCGCTCCCACCGGCAACTGGATTCCCCCCGATGGCAGACCGGCTCCAGCCATGCTGATGTCCTTGACCATCAGATCCATAGCGCCGCGCATGTTCTGCTGAGTTTCTGCCCGTTGCGTCATCAGCATGGTGGAGTTCATCGCCGTCTTGAACAGGCTGACGATAGACGCCAGCACGATCAAGCCAATGGCCATGGCAACAGTCGCTTCCACCAGCGTGAAGCCTCGTCCCGGTTCTCGTTTTGACAGTTTCATGATGTTTCCCATGCTCGGTTTCTCGTTCCCGCTCTATCGGAAAGCCGAAATCAGTCCGTTCACCACGTACGTACGCGGAGTGGAGGCTCCGCCGATGTAATAGCTGATGGTCACGGTGATTTGCTTAAGATTGGGA contains the following coding sequences:
- a CDS encoding prepilin-type N-terminal cleavage/methylation domain-containing protein, whose protein sequence is MKLSKREPGRGFTLVEATVAMAIGLIVLASIVSLFKTAMNSTMLMTQRAETQQNMRGAMDLMVKDISMAGAGLPSGGIQLPVGAVTKFGCDQTGTCHVATHAYPTGNYMYGIIPGYTNGVEGGAVIPAAPTAINDSITSIYCDYNFPLFEYTVTFQSPYVNQITLAPATGFTPPAINSNGGIQVGDLIMLSNTAGTEVGEVTTLNATTITFAALDPLNFNVAAGANTVASISGGSNTVAYRLYAVTYYLTVPGAGQTPRLMRQVNGLTPVPVADDIINLQFAYDIYNSTTNALDADEPNPLGVGDSPNNMQKINIIVMGESMLTNGNKSQNMYLATGVSARNMAFRNRYQ